The following coding sequences lie in one Armatimonadota bacterium genomic window:
- a CDS encoding tetratricopeptide repeat protein, with the protein MVKSIAVVISFLFSAVLLAAILNPVVHSANPQPEDVLTQLLGGASGVAAQAAYKQADVYFHSGVRSNESHEENGSLHHKKGNKPGNSSLPLVRYIKLLQETAIPSSERHVVGADEKEILPWFIVAVRLNPQYIEAWCVGTYWFYRTKEYDRAKAFINEGIRHNPKNYKLYLERGVLFARLKQWQQALKDLEKADVLRPAVSDGFEWHTVDTYLSYVRAKAAGRPNVKDIW; encoded by the coding sequence ATGGTGAAGTCCATTGCAGTCGTAATCTCTTTTCTTTTTTCTGCGGTTCTTCTTGCCGCTATTCTTAATCCCGTAGTTCACTCTGCAAATCCGCAGCCTGAAGATGTTCTAACACAACTACTTGGCGGGGCATCGGGGGTTGCGGCGCAAGCGGCATATAAGCAGGCTGATGTTTATTTCCATTCCGGTGTACGTAGCAATGAATCACATGAGGAGAATGGAAGTTTGCACCACAAGAAGGGTAATAAACCAGGAAATTCAAGTCTTCCATTAGTGAGGTATATTAAGTTACTTCAGGAGACCGCCATACCAAGCAGCGAAAGGCATGTCGTTGGTGCAGATGAGAAAGAGATTCTTCCCTGGTTCATTGTTGCTGTCCGCCTTAATCCTCAATACATAGAAGCATGGTGTGTTGGCACTTATTGGTTTTATCGCACAAAGGAATATGACCGTGCAAAGGCTTTCATTAACGAGGGAATTCGGCACAATCCGAAAAACTATAAGCTTTATTTAGAACGCGGAGTGCTCTTCGCGCGCCTTAAGCAATGGCAGCAAGCTCTCAAAGATCTTGAAAAAGCTGATGTCCTGCGACCCGCAGTTAGTGATGGGTTTGAGTGGCATACAGTTGATACTTATTTAAGCTATGTTCGTGCAAAAGCCGCTGGCAGACCGAACGTAAAAGATATCTGGTAG
- a CDS encoding ABC transporter ATP-binding protein, which yields MGAPIIEARCLNINYFAGHGKKRQAVKDLSFEVHRGEIVGFIGPNGAGKTSTIKALLNLIPVTHGECVIAGIPSSNPKSRLSVGYMPEVSYYPKYLKLYEFLRICAALSGVPRGKREECVKFAAERTGMTPYLKTKLSGFSKGMLQQAGFTQALLHDPEILILDEPMSGLDPIARMRMRMMLSSLRSEGKTILFSSHELGEIEMVADRILLMNEGSLVFQGPIAELVGNETNLEQAFVRLLGEELPWAA from the coding sequence GTGGGGGCACCGATAATTGAGGCAAGATGTCTTAACATTAATTACTTTGCAGGGCACGGTAAGAAACGTCAAGCGGTAAAAGACTTGTCTTTTGAAGTTCATCGCGGCGAAATAGTTGGTTTTATCGGCCCAAATGGTGCAGGAAAAACTTCTACAATCAAGGCATTGCTTAATTTAATCCCCGTGACACATGGTGAATGTGTCATAGCAGGTATTCCAAGCTCCAACCCAAAATCAAGATTGAGCGTTGGGTACATGCCAGAGGTATCTTACTATCCGAAATACTTGAAACTTTACGAATTTCTTCGTATTTGTGCCGCATTGTCGGGGGTTCCTCGAGGAAAACGAGAAGAGTGTGTTAAGTTTGCGGCTGAACGAACGGGAATGACCCCTTATTTAAAAACGAAACTTTCGGGTTTTTCGAAGGGCATGCTTCAGCAGGCTGGCTTTACCCAGGCGCTTCTACATGACCCTGAGATACTTATTTTAGACGAGCCCATGTCGGGCTTGGACCCGATTGCTCGAATGAGAATGCGAATGATGCTTTCAAGTCTAAGGTCAGAAGGAAAAACAATTTTATTCTCCTCCCATGAGCTTGGGGAGATTGAGATGGTAGCCGATAGGATTTTGCTAATGAATGAAGGAAGCCTAGTATTTCAAGGACCGATTGCAGAGCTTGTCGGAAATGAGACTAATTTGGAGCAGGCGTTCGTGCGGCTGCTTGGGGAGGAATTACCGTGGGCTGCCTAG
- a CDS encoding aminotransferase class V-fold PLP-dependent enzyme, which yields MIYLDNAATSFPKPPQVVDAVVRYLTEVGGNPARSSHRMATEAARIIYRTRESIARLVGLEDPLRIILTANATTAINIALQGLLKPGRHVITSSVEHNSVMRPLRQLESTGVEVTVVECSREGYISVDAIAEAIQPNTDMVAICHGSNVLGSVQPIGEIGRLCREKEILFFIDAAQTLGVIDIDIERDCVDLLAFAGHKSLYGPQGTGGLVVSRTVKGSQFKPLVCGGTGSRSDSEIQPNFLPDVGESGTLNGPGLAGLGAGVEFVLAEGIEKIRKHEKALTEKLIKGLEAIPYVRVYGPKDSENRISIVSANIGGFDPSVFAYLLEDRYGILTRAGLHCSPAAHKTANTFPVGTVRFSLSYFTSEEEIDAVIDAVQEISGGKIISGDWNK from the coding sequence TTGATATATCTTGACAACGCCGCAACTTCATTCCCCAAGCCGCCGCAAGTGGTCGACGCCGTTGTTAGATATCTCACGGAGGTTGGTGGCAACCCTGCGCGGTCGAGTCATCGCATGGCGACGGAAGCGGCGCGCATCATCTACCGAACTAGAGAAAGCATCGCTCGCTTAGTTGGCTTGGAAGACCCTCTGCGCATCATCCTCACGGCGAATGCGACAACCGCAATAAACATAGCGCTTCAGGGGCTCCTCAAGCCTGGCAGGCACGTAATCACAAGCAGTGTTGAGCACAACTCGGTTATGCGGCCGCTCCGACAGCTAGAATCCACGGGCGTTGAGGTAACCGTTGTAGAATGCAGTCGCGAGGGCTATATTTCAGTTGATGCGATTGCGGAGGCAATTCAGCCGAACACGGACATGGTTGCCATCTGCCACGGCTCGAATGTTCTTGGGAGCGTTCAGCCGATTGGGGAGATAGGGCGTCTTTGCCGCGAGAAGGAAATCCTTTTCTTTATTGACGCCGCGCAGACATTGGGCGTGATAGACATTGATATTGAGCGGGACTGCGTTGATCTCCTCGCTTTCGCAGGTCATAAGTCGCTGTACGGTCCTCAAGGGACTGGCGGACTTGTAGTATCGCGGACGGTCAAAGGTTCACAGTTTAAGCCTCTTGTTTGTGGCGGGACTGGAAGCCGTTCAGACAGCGAGATCCAGCCTAATTTCCTCCCCGACGTCGGTGAAAGCGGGACGTTGAACGGTCCTGGGCTAGCGGGCCTTGGTGCAGGCGTGGAGTTTGTTTTGGCTGAGGGCATCGAAAAAATCCGCAAACATGAGAAAGCATTGACAGAAAAGCTAATCAAAGGGCTAGAAGCTATCCCGTATGTTAGGGTGTATGGCCCAAAAGATAGCGAGAACCGCATTTCCATTGTATCGGCAAACATCGGCGGTTTCGACCCGTCGGTATTTGCTTATCTGCTTGAGGATAGGTATGGAATCCTCACCAGAGCGGGTCTCCACTGTTCTCCGGCGGCGCATAAGACTGCGAACACGTTCCCCGTGGGCACTGTTAGGTTTAGCCTCAGCTATTTTACTTCGGAAGAAGAGATAGACGCTGTGATTGACGCCGTGCAAGAGATTAGCGGAGGCAAGATAATTTCGGGAGATTGGAACAAATAA
- a CDS encoding ABC transporter permease subunit, which produces MGCLAVAYLSIIETLRRKEFYVVLVLIVGLAIWLHLINISESSAGRFAKDVIMQVVWLASFALAVPLAARQIPQDLESKTVYVILARPLPRWQYVLGRTIGAAGASGICLTGLFLVLAIMLCVKGGEALVDPMLWQAFALQLVALFMLCSLAVFFSSFSTTAGAVTFSFIILCVMRYGAKSLSDMILGVSSIWQHTAWCLYLLMPHFEFFNVTQRFVHGWGPLPFWIFLYIAIYGIVYAIGLIAVCSLIFRRRWL; this is translated from the coding sequence GTGGGCTGCCTAGCAGTTGCATACCTTTCTATTATTGAGACTTTGCGCCGCAAGGAATTTTATGTTGTTCTTGTTTTAATCGTTGGGCTTGCTATTTGGCTTCATCTAATTAATATTAGTGAGTCGAGCGCTGGCAGGTTCGCAAAGGATGTAATAATGCAAGTCGTATGGCTCGCATCCTTTGCTCTGGCTGTTCCTCTTGCAGCTCGCCAAATCCCTCAGGATTTAGAAAGCAAAACAGTTTACGTAATACTCGCTAGGCCTTTACCTAGGTGGCAATATGTGCTTGGAAGGACAATTGGAGCGGCTGGAGCTTCTGGCATTTGCCTGACAGGATTGTTTCTTGTCCTAGCTATCATGCTCTGCGTAAAAGGTGGAGAAGCATTAGTTGATCCAATGCTGTGGCAGGCGTTTGCACTTCAGCTGGTGGCATTATTCATGTTGTGCTCGCTGGCTGTTTTCTTTTCTTCTTTCTCGACGACTGCAGGTGCGGTAACATTTTCTTTCATAATCTTATGCGTCATGCGATATGGCGCAAAATCGCTGTCGGATATGATTCTAGGAGTATCAAGTATATGGCAGCACACAGCATGGTGTTTATATCTTTTGATGCCGCATTTCGAATTTTTTAATGTAACCCAGCGATTTGTTCATGGGTGGGGACCCCTTCCGTTTTGGATATTTCTTTATATTGCAATTTACGGGATAGTCTATGCAATTGGCTTAATAGCTGTATGTTCGCTAATTTTTCGGCGAAGGTGGCTTTAA
- a CDS encoding phosphoheptose isomerase, translating to MKLAGREHADIMFKRILAEAKGFGLEIVDKDFDRPWGGFLRFSEESLEPFFEAYWQGVDTGSRTGRRDPKVLLVAPGQRLSLQLHNRRSELWRVLDGPVLIIHGPDQEHLAYDVLYAGETIHIECGEMHRLAGALDSWGRVAEIWEHVDPANPSDEDDILRIQDDYAR from the coding sequence ATGAAACTTGCAGGCAGAGAGCATGCAGACATTATGTTCAAGCGAATCCTAGCGGAAGCGAAGGGATTCGGATTGGAAATAGTTGACAAAGATTTTGACAGGCCCTGGGGAGGTTTTCTTCGGTTCTCGGAAGAATCTCTCGAGCCTTTCTTCGAAGCTTATTGGCAGGGAGTAGACACAGGCTCGAGGACTGGGCGGCGTGACCCGAAGGTGTTGCTCGTTGCCCCTGGGCAGAGACTTTCGCTACAGCTCCACAACCGCCGTTCGGAGCTGTGGCGGGTTCTTGATGGGCCGGTGTTGATTATACACGGGCCTGACCAAGAACATCTCGCCTATGACGTATTGTATGCTGGCGAGACGATACATATTGAATGCGGGGAGATGCACCGTCTAGCGGGTGCGTTGGATTCTTGGGGCAGGGTGGCAGAGATTTGGGAGCATGTGGACCCAGCCAATCCATCGGACGAAGACGACATCTTACGGATTCAAGACGATTATGCGCGGTAG
- a CDS encoding ADP-ribosylglycohydrolase family protein: protein MKPITISETEYRDKVYACWLGKNIGGTLGAPYEGRKEAHNLTYYDPLPSESAANDDLDLQLVWLKMLQERGINPRLQDFADYWMKHLYPYPWDEYGFCQRNLQRGLRPPISGCFENDFIDQMGSPIRSEIWACIAPGDPQLAAIMAWKDAVLDHAGGEGVWGEMFWAAVESAAFVINDPLKLIQIGLSMIPIWSHISRAVNSAVWCYNNNIPWEQAREKILNRFGHNHPCHAPQNHGFTIIGWLYGKDYGDKLCKAVNCGYDTDCTGATLGSVLGILGGTKNIPKEWSDPVGDGIVLHKFTQKLDAPKTIGELTEQTVEIGKKVLSQRSKISMVGENTKVPPNILHIYSINEKARALWKRDMESATIPISKDMEVTLHYHGDPVIKPGVPKVLSITVERNEELIPANAKLEFPSDWHVKPIESSELEMAYEVFADNPADSNTIKAKVEIGADKFEANFVILGPNAGKDWQPAAGVPHCPKCGARIEACLCPK, encoded by the coding sequence GTGAAGCCTATTACTATCTCAGAAACCGAATACCGCGACAAAGTATATGCATGCTGGCTCGGGAAGAACATTGGAGGCACGCTTGGCGCACCATATGAGGGCCGCAAGGAAGCACATAACCTCACCTACTATGACCCACTTCCCTCCGAGTCAGCAGCAAATGACGACCTCGACCTCCAACTCGTTTGGTTAAAAATGCTGCAGGAGCGCGGCATCAACCCACGCCTCCAAGACTTCGCTGATTATTGGATGAAGCACCTCTATCCATATCCCTGGGATGAATACGGATTCTGCCAGCGCAACTTGCAGAGAGGACTTAGGCCTCCAATTAGCGGATGCTTCGAAAATGATTTCATTGACCAAATGGGCTCGCCAATCCGAAGCGAGATATGGGCATGCATTGCCCCGGGAGACCCGCAACTTGCCGCCATAATGGCATGGAAGGACGCAGTTCTCGACCACGCCGGCGGCGAGGGCGTTTGGGGAGAGATGTTTTGGGCTGCCGTCGAAAGCGCTGCGTTTGTCATCAACGACCCCCTCAAGCTTATCCAAATTGGGCTCAGCATGATTCCAATTTGGTCTCATATTAGCCGTGCCGTTAATTCCGCTGTTTGGTGTTACAATAACAATATCCCCTGGGAACAAGCTCGAGAAAAAATATTGAATCGCTTTGGACATAATCATCCATGCCATGCCCCTCAAAACCACGGCTTCACGATAATTGGTTGGCTTTATGGTAAAGATTATGGCGATAAGTTGTGCAAAGCTGTTAACTGCGGCTACGATACTGACTGTACTGGCGCTACCCTTGGTTCCGTTCTTGGAATCCTTGGCGGTACGAAGAACATACCTAAAGAATGGTCGGACCCTGTAGGAGACGGAATTGTTCTCCACAAGTTTACACAGAAACTGGATGCTCCGAAGACAATCGGCGAACTGACTGAGCAAACAGTAGAAATCGGAAAGAAGGTGCTTTCTCAACGCTCCAAAATCAGCATGGTTGGCGAAAACACTAAAGTTCCACCCAATATCCTTCATATTTACTCAATAAACGAAAAAGCGCGTGCGCTTTGGAAGCGAGATATGGAATCTGCTACAATTCCAATCTCAAAAGACATGGAGGTAACGCTCCATTACCACGGCGATCCCGTGATTAAACCTGGCGTTCCAAAGGTCTTAAGCATCACGGTTGAGCGCAACGAAGAACTCATACCAGCCAACGCCAAGCTTGAATTCCCCTCGGACTGGCATGTTAAGCCAATCGAATCATCAGAACTCGAGATGGCATACGAAGTTTTTGCTGACAACCCAGCGGATTCGAACACTATCAAGGCAAAGGTCGAGATTGGCGCAGATAAGTTCGAGGCGAACTTCGTTATCCTTGGGCCAAACGCGGGTAAGGATTGGCAGCCAGCCGCTGGTGTGCCGCACTGCCCCAAGTGTGGCGCACGGATTGAGGCTTGCCTTTGCCCCAAATAA
- a CDS encoding uroporphyrinogen decarboxylase family protein — protein sequence MIHGGVSGMTFRERTLAIFAHKPVDNIVYQPRIEHWYWVNLNAGTLPARYRGMSLLDVYDDLGCSIRSYPFFNGCLKVKEDPSVKYKVEEYGDITVSRWTTPVGSIEMRSRRTALAHHTEKFPVEKPEDARVMEYILRGRTWWFDYEEFERNDKLIGERAAPMIFIPRINIQRLYIEIMGVENTIFALNDDRRMVEHLIQVINETDEQMLKVVAESPIPIINFGDNIDHHFLPPNLYKRYVEPEYKRRAKYLRSKGKFTHAHWDGHIKLLLPYAKDTGLDGIEALTPMPQGDITIDEMKEALGDMILLDGIPMTWFLPHERVEDLESVTREIIEKFKPNLILGISDEPSPVCDIERVRLVSEIVKTYEER from the coding sequence ATGATTCACGGAGGCGTGAGCGGCATGACATTTCGGGAGAGAACACTTGCAATCTTCGCCCACAAGCCAGTAGACAACATAGTCTACCAACCGAGGATAGAGCATTGGTATTGGGTGAATTTAAACGCGGGAACTTTGCCCGCCCGCTATCGGGGAATGTCGCTCCTTGATGTATACGACGATCTTGGCTGTTCCATCCGCAGTTATCCCTTCTTCAATGGGTGTCTCAAGGTTAAGGAAGACCCGAGCGTGAAGTATAAAGTCGAAGAATACGGCGACATTACCGTAAGCAGATGGACGACTCCCGTTGGCAGTATTGAGATGCGCTCTCGACGCACGGCGCTTGCTCATCATACGGAAAAGTTCCCGGTGGAGAAGCCGGAGGATGCGCGAGTGATGGAGTACATCCTCCGCGGGCGGACGTGGTGGTTTGATTATGAAGAGTTCGAGCGAAATGACAAGCTAATTGGCGAGCGTGCCGCACCGATGATCTTCATTCCCCGCATTAACATCCAGCGTCTCTACATTGAGATAATGGGGGTAGAGAACACGATTTTTGCGCTAAATGATGACAGGCGAATGGTTGAGCATCTGATTCAAGTAATCAACGAGACGGATGAGCAGATGCTTAAAGTGGTTGCCGAAAGCCCAATCCCTATTATCAACTTTGGCGATAACATTGACCATCACTTCCTGCCGCCGAATCTCTACAAGCGGTACGTCGAGCCGGAATATAAGCGCAGAGCGAAGTACCTGCGGTCGAAGGGCAAATTCACGCATGCCCACTGGGATGGACACATTAAGCTCTTGTTGCCATACGCCAAGGACACGGGATTAGACGGGATTGAAGCATTGACACCGATGCCGCAGGGCGATATTACAATTGACGAGATGAAGGAAGCGCTTGGGGATATGATTCTGCTCGATGGCATACCGATGACATGGTTTCTTCCACACGAGCGCGTGGAGGACCTCGAAAGCGTTACGCGGGAGATTATCGAAAAGTTCAAGCCGAACCTAATACTAGGTATCTCCGACGAGCCGTCGCCGGTCTGCGACATTGAACGAGTGCGGCTGGTATCGGAAATCGTGAAGACGTATGAGGAACGATAG
- a CDS encoding flavodoxin family protein yields MKITAFLGSPRPGGNTDILASRVLDGAEKVGVETEVVALRRLKIKPCVACGKCWRKGRPCAFDDDMTRLYETIAASDFLLLATPVYWYAPTAIMKAFIDRLVVFNHPEGRPIIKGKEAILVVAYEEEGPEAADPLLRMFEMSFDYLGVSLIERLVVDGVGPKGAVLQKPAVLERAYDIGRSLKKRVKA; encoded by the coding sequence ATGAAAATCACCGCTTTTCTCGGAAGCCCAAGACCTGGGGGCAATACGGATATCCTCGCTTCCCGCGTCCTTGACGGCGCTGAGAAAGTCGGCGTCGAGACCGAGGTCGTCGCCCTCCGAAGGCTCAAGATTAAACCATGCGTCGCTTGCGGGAAATGCTGGCGGAAGGGGCGCCCTTGTGCGTTTGATGACGATATGACTCGCTTATATGAAACAATTGCCGCCTCCGACTTCCTTTTGCTCGCCACGCCGGTTTATTGGTATGCGCCCACCGCAATTATGAAGGCATTCATTGACCGCCTTGTTGTGTTTAACCACCCCGAAGGACGGCCTATAATCAAAGGTAAAGAGGCTATCCTCGTCGTCGCATACGAAGAGGAAGGGCCCGAAGCCGCCGACCCACTCCTTAGAATGTTTGAGATGAGCTTCGACTACCTCGGCGTCAGCCTCATCGAGCGATTGGTTGTGGATGGAGTCGGACCAAAAGGCGCCGTCCTGCAGAAGCCGGCAGTGCTTGAACGTGCCTATGATATTGGCAGGTCGCTGAAAAAACGCGTGAAAGCCTAG
- a CDS encoding sulfatase, producing the protein MPDNKKIGRREFLAGASAAVASMPFINIRSAFAADKKPNFVFILTDDQRYDAMSCAGHPFLFTPNIDRLAKEGARFRNAFVTIALCSPSRGCFLTGRYAHSHGVINNGTPFSDEIPTMPQALQKVGYDTAFIGKWHMDGQEGPRPGFNHWISFKGQGVYYNPTLNINGETKKVDGYMTDILTEFAVDWLSKTNENPFCLYLCHKAVHGPFQPAVRHSKLYENVRITKPPSMNETFEGKPEWVKLGMEPGHDSKGALKSDEGYELFIRDYNRTIMAVDDSVGRILETLEAINKLDDTVIVFASDNGYFQGEHGRLDKRAMYEESIRIPFLMRYPKLIKPGTLVDEMVLNIDLAPTFLDLAGVPMLPGNQGLSIVPLLKGRKSNWRSDWLYEYFQEKGFPRTPTMVGVRTDCWKYIEYPEINDKPELYNLKDDPQELRNLVDDPKYKHILAEMKSRLERLKKETGYPK; encoded by the coding sequence TTGCCAGACAACAAGAAAATCGGAAGAAGGGAATTTTTAGCAGGTGCGAGCGCCGCCGTTGCGAGCATGCCATTCATCAATATCCGCAGTGCGTTCGCCGCCGATAAAAAGCCCAATTTCGTCTTCATCCTTACGGACGACCAGCGCTATGATGCGATGAGCTGTGCTGGCCACCCGTTCCTTTTTACGCCAAATATAGACCGCCTTGCAAAAGAAGGCGCACGCTTCAGAAACGCCTTCGTAACAATCGCCCTATGCTCCCCAAGCCGCGGTTGCTTCCTTACCGGCCGTTATGCCCACTCGCACGGCGTTATTAATAACGGAACTCCTTTTAGCGACGAAATCCCAACAATGCCCCAGGCACTCCAAAAAGTCGGCTACGATACGGCTTTCATCGGCAAGTGGCACATGGACGGTCAAGAAGGGCCCAGGCCCGGCTTCAATCATTGGATTAGCTTTAAAGGGCAGGGCGTCTACTACAACCCAACGCTGAATATCAATGGCGAAACTAAGAAAGTGGATGGCTACATGACCGATATCCTTACAGAGTTTGCGGTGGATTGGCTGTCGAAGACCAACGAGAATCCTTTCTGTTTGTACCTTTGTCATAAAGCCGTCCACGGTCCTTTCCAGCCCGCTGTAAGGCATTCCAAACTGTATGAAAACGTGCGCATAACTAAGCCCCCGAGCATGAATGAAACTTTCGAAGGCAAACCCGAGTGGGTGAAGCTTGGCATGGAGCCGGGCCACGATTCGAAGGGCGCGCTCAAAAGCGATGAAGGCTACGAACTTTTCATCCGTGATTACAACCGCACTATTATGGCTGTGGACGACAGCGTTGGTCGGATACTCGAAACACTTGAGGCAATTAACAAGCTAGACGACACCGTTATCGTCTTCGCAAGCGATAACGGCTACTTCCAAGGCGAGCACGGGCGCCTCGACAAGCGCGCGATGTATGAAGAATCAATACGCATTCCTTTCCTGATGCGGTATCCCAAGCTTATTAAGCCCGGCACGCTGGTTGATGAAATGGTACTCAATATAGACCTTGCGCCAACGTTTCTCGATTTGGCTGGCGTTCCAATGCTCCCCGGCAACCAAGGACTTTCTATTGTTCCTTTGCTGAAAGGGCGCAAGTCGAACTGGCGCAGTGACTGGCTTTACGAGTACTTCCAAGAGAAGGGCTTCCCTCGCACACCGACTATGGTGGGCGTTCGAACTGACTGCTGGAAATACATCGAATACCCCGAAATAAACGACAAGCCTGAGCTTTACAATTTGAAAGATGACCCACAGGAACTCCGCAACTTGGTAGATGACCCAAAGTACAAGCACATCCTAGCTGAAATGAAGTCGCGCCTCGAGCGGCTTAAAAAAGAAACAGGATATCCAAAGTAA
- a CDS encoding L-fucose/L-arabinose isomerase family protein yields the protein MKIGLIPANRGFFSDILAAQMRKETIAAMEKAGIEVVVPSEDMTKLGCVETYEEALKTGRLFREENVQGIIVAAVNFGDEQAVAFTIKTAALNVPILIFGCQEEEVLKPSTDRRDSFCGLISIGEALRQLGVKYTVARVPICFPREDSFQDELHRFTALCRVVNGIRNARYGQIGARPDAFWTCRVSEKALQRLGVTTVTLDLSEAIRAVSNMDPASEDVKRIEDDIRGYCDTSEAPEGVVNKMARFELFLRKFVEEKDLDGLAIQCWTSFQDNLSMCACATMGRLGEEGIPCACESDILGTLSMHALLLASGSPAGLADWNNLHNEDPNLVNLWHCGVFPGSFAKTRLKLGIQEIISHTIGKDNSWGAVEFEVKEGPVTLLRATQDADGNHKAVIVPANIEASNAKTFGAYGWARINNLTKLYRDILVRHFPHHVGFTRGKVEDVLWEAFGNYLGFEVYATDQVVPGMWTPEPPFPPR from the coding sequence ATGAAAATCGGATTAATACCCGCTAACAGAGGTTTTTTCAGCGACATCCTTGCCGCCCAAATGCGCAAAGAAACTATCGCGGCTATGGAAAAGGCTGGCATCGAGGTTGTAGTCCCTAGCGAAGATATGACAAAGCTTGGATGCGTTGAAACCTACGAAGAAGCGTTGAAGACGGGACGCCTCTTCAGGGAGGAAAATGTCCAAGGCATTATTGTCGCCGCAGTCAATTTTGGCGACGAACAAGCAGTGGCTTTTACTATCAAAACAGCGGCGTTGAACGTGCCAATACTGATATTCGGCTGTCAGGAAGAAGAGGTGTTGAAGCCTAGCACGGATAGGAGAGATTCTTTCTGCGGGCTTATTTCGATTGGAGAAGCCCTAAGACAGCTGGGTGTGAAGTATACCGTCGCTCGTGTGCCTATTTGCTTCCCAAGAGAAGATTCTTTCCAAGATGAACTCCACCGCTTCACGGCACTTTGCCGGGTGGTGAATGGTATTAGGAATGCTAGATACGGTCAAATAGGGGCCCGCCCCGATGCATTCTGGACTTGCCGCGTTAGCGAGAAAGCTCTCCAGCGTCTAGGAGTCACTACAGTTACGCTAGACCTTTCTGAAGCGATTCGTGCCGTCTCGAACATGGACCCCGCCTCTGAGGACGTCAAGAGAATTGAAGACGACATACGCGGATACTGCGACACGTCAGAAGCACCCGAAGGCGTCGTCAATAAAATGGCTCGCTTCGAGCTTTTCCTGCGGAAGTTCGTCGAAGAGAAGGATTTGGATGGATTGGCGATTCAGTGCTGGACGAGTTTTCAGGATAATCTAAGCATGTGTGCATGCGCAACAATGGGCCGCCTTGGGGAGGAAGGAATCCCTTGTGCTTGCGAATCGGACATACTCGGGACCCTTTCGATGCATGCGCTTCTCCTTGCTTCTGGTAGCCCTGCGGGACTTGCTGATTGGAATAACCTTCACAATGAAGACCCTAACTTGGTTAATCTCTGGCATTGCGGAGTCTTCCCCGGAAGTTTTGCAAAAACCCGCCTGAAGCTTGGCATCCAGGAAATCATCTCCCACACCATTGGCAAGGATAACTCTTGGGGTGCTGTCGAGTTCGAAGTCAAAGAAGGGCCTGTGACGCTACTTCGCGCAACCCAGGACGCGGATGGCAACCACAAGGCAGTGATTGTCCCTGCCAACATCGAAGCAAGCAATGCTAAGACGTTCGGTGCGTATGGGTGGGCAAGAATTAACAACCTAACGAAGCTTTATCGAGACATCCTCGTGCGCCACTTCCCGCATCACGTCGGGTTTACAAGAGGGAAGGTCGAGGATGTCCTTTGGGAGGCTTTCGGCAACTATCTCGGCTTCGAAGTATATGCAACTGACCAAGTTGTTCCAGGAATGTGGACGCCCGAGCCGCCGTTCCCGCCAAGATAA